One Bombus huntii isolate Logan2020A chromosome 12, iyBomHunt1.1, whole genome shotgun sequence DNA segment encodes these proteins:
- the LOC126871894 gene encoding centrosomal and chromosomal factor-like has product MAAACYEKEVVVGAAMHGHGHHHHHHHHHHHHHHHHGIAGGSTGGGGAAAATAAATGPTGQQTVLPAASTSIIDTTTAAAAAAAAANVGSSTNSNPTAATATAAAVAAATAAATAAAAAAAVAVTTYKDYKDYSQPLHVDCSVEYELPSQAKPPPGGGEPLLMIHPCYYRRAERERRSPFVNNLPPPANAPISSSRRSSRRSASAAAVVANAATVSASVSSTASVVASSSTVVAVSTSTVSSSSSAVAAAAAVLSATAAVVSTADSGSNLVSTTGQMSAAAMAASYRAALNAAATLSQQQQQRRHHPQQQQPPQPPPPQQQQQTHHHHHRPHAHPHHGQQQPQQQQQQASSVTSTSSGTELISADEKAVISGIYQHYFRAMRAHNHQHRQQQQPQQQATQQHRTTHQLHHQPHQSDRSSSSSVTPTATSISGILRQTYQQTYNASSNSSSHLRAATASVVGHHPYRRPSATLLSRTASHVGQQASSSSSSSSSSSSTSIGASSGVSSSGVSSVYASTIHRHHATSLHALQAAGFYETPGYHALLPQS; this is encoded by the coding sequence ATGGCCGCTGCCTGCTACGAAAAGGAAGTGGTGGTAGGTGCCGCTATGCATGGACACGGTCATCACCATCACCACCACCATCATCATCACCATCACCATCACCATCATGGAATCGCCGGCGGGTCTACCGGCGGCGGCGGCGCCGCGGCTGCCACGGCTGCTGCGACGGGCCCAACCGGACAGCAAACCGTCCTACCGGCCGCATCGACCAGCATTATCGACACCACCACcgccgctgctgctgctgctgctgccgctaACGTCGGCTCCAGCACGAATTCGAACCCGACCGCCGCCACCGCGACCGCGGCGGCTGTTGCGGCCGCGACGGCCGCAGCGACGGCCGCGGCGGCAGCCGCTGCGGTTGCGGTCACCACCTACAAGGACTACAAGGACTACTCGCAACCGCTCCACGTCGATTGCAGCGTGGAGTATGAGCTACCCAGCCAGGCAAAACCACCGCCTGGAGGAGGCGAACCCCTTCTTATGATACACCCGTGCTACTACCGACGCGCCGAACGCGAGAGGAGAAGTCCTTTTGTCAACAATCTACCACCGCCAGCGAACGCGCCGATTTCATCCTCTAGGCGAAGCAGCAGGCGAAGTGCATCAGCCGCCGCAGTCGTTGCCAACGCGGCCACAGTCTCCGCGTCGGTGTCCTCCACTGCGTCCGTTGTCGCATCGTCGTCTACGGTTGTCGCCGTTTCTACTTCGACCGTGTCATCTTCGAGTTCTGCTGTCGCCGCAGCTGCGGCTGTCTTATCAGCAACCGCAGCCGTTGTCTCAACAGCCGATTCCGGATCAAATTTAGTTTCTACAACCGGTCAAATGTCCGCCGCGGCCATGGCAGCTTCGTATCGTGCGGCTCTAAACGCCGCCGCGACTCTCTcccaacaacaacaacaaagaCGTCATCATCCGCAGCAACAACAACCGCCGCAGCCGCCTCCGCcgcagcaacagcaacaaactcaccatcatcatcatcgtccTCACGCTCACCCCCATCACGGTCAACAGCAACctcagcagcagcagcagcaagcTAGTTCGGTTACGTCGACCTCCTCCGGAACCGAACTGATTTCTGCTGATGAAAAAGCAGTCATATCAGGTATTTATCAGCACTACTTTCGCGCGATGCGCGCTCACAATCATCAGCATCGGCAGCAGCAACAACCACAGCAGCAAGCGACACAGCAACATCGAACGACTCATCAACTTCATCATCAACCTCACCAAAGCGACCGAAGTTCCTCCTCGTCAGTGACGCCGACGGCCACGTCGATCTCTGGCATTCTACGGCAGACGTATCAACAGACGTATAACGCGAGTTCGAATTCGTCGAGTCATCTGCGAGCAGCGACGGCCTCGGTTGTCGGGCATCACCCGTATAGACGGCCGTCGGCGACGTTACTGTCACGTACAGCGTCACACGTTGGTCAACAGGCTTCTTCCTCATCTTCCTCgtcctcttcttcctcctcgacGTCGATCGGTGCTTCCAGCGGTGTTTCCTCCAGCGGCGTTTCCAGCGTATACGCGAGTACGATACACAGGCATCACGCGACCTCGCTACACGCCCTCCAGGCAGCCGGTTTTTACGAAACGCCCGGTTATCATGCGCTTTTGCCGCAGAGTTAG
- the LOC126871897 gene encoding X-box-binding protein 1, protein MSVLKSVIITLPKGLPSKTPGVISATELTKSVQKLNFSATLLTDKTRMDPKKMTKHEEIQDDGSSFKTDVCVRGKKRRLDHLTWEEKLQRKKLKNRVAAQTSRDRKKAKLDELEETVRTLREQNELLTQECSMLRSQNEILVTETKRLRKERETKNAGEFVCSMCQNRVGCAVSSLGSTVSPTHPLQQGGTTQLAPSLTLTPGATILLKILTIYLLLKNYLATSKETITSNDLKNLQKAFYGRLQQKWKQILIGQMNKCQLRKIPLRNVTIQKEWWGRHQKMWKPMEPVEA, encoded by the exons ATGAGCGTACTGAAAAGTGTTATCATCACGTTGCCTAAAGGCCTGCCGTCGAAGACGCCTGGCGTTATATCGGCAACGGAATTAACAAAATCTGtgcagaaattaaatttttccgCTACCTTATTAACCGATAAAACGAGAATGGATCCAAAGAAAATGACTAAGCACGAGGAAATTCAAGATGACGGTTCATCGTTCAAAACAGATGTATGCGTTCGTGGAAAAAAACGGCGGCTAGATCACTTGACATGGGAGGAAAAACTACAGAGAAA gaaattaaaaaatagggTAGCAGCTCAAACTTCTCGGGACCGTAAAAAAGCGAAACTTGACGAATTGGAAGAAACTGTTCGAACTTTAAGGGAACAAAATGAACTGTTGACGCAAGAATGTTCGATGTTAAGATCGCAAAACGAAATATTAGTCACAGAAACGAAAAGATTGAGGAAGGAAAGAGAGACCAAGAACGCGGGAGAATTTGTTTGTTCCATGTGCCAGAATCGTGTCGGCTGTGCTGTGTCCTCGCTGGGATCTACAGTGTCCCCCACTCACCCTCTGCAGCAGGGTGGAACAACACAGCTGGCACCGTCGCTGACGCTAACCCCAGGAGCAACAATTCTCCTGAAGATACTGACCATTTACCTCCTCTTGAAGAATTATTTGGCGACTTCCAAGGAGACGATTACATCGAACGACTTGAAGAACTTGCAGAAAGCCTTCTACGGGAGGTTACAGCAGAAGTGGAAGCAAATCCTCATAGGACAAATGAACAA GTGCCAGTTAAGGAAAATACCACTGAGAAATGTCACTATTCAAAAAGAATGGTGGGGCAGACATCAAAAGATGTGGAAACCAATGGAACCTGTAGAAGCATGA